Proteins co-encoded in one Arachis hypogaea cultivar Tifrunner chromosome 13, arahy.Tifrunner.gnm2.J5K5, whole genome shotgun sequence genomic window:
- the LOC112733281 gene encoding photosynthetic NDH subunit of lumenal location 4, chloroplastic → MAHSLSSVATGPKLGFSYTCPSCIWKPKPNPKVTCSAHKSNPLAGIGIGIVASSVVALTPFNADATRIEYYATTAEPLCEYNYVKSGLGYCDILEGFGDEAPLGELINVHYTARFGDERVFDSSYKRGRPLTMRIGVGKVIKGLDQGILGGEGVPPMRIGGKRKLKIPPMLAYGPEPAGCFSGDCNIPGNATLLYDINFVGIYSGNRK, encoded by the exons ATGGCACACTCACTTTCTTCCGTTGCAACGGGTCCCAAACTGGGGTTTTCTTACACTTGTCCATCTTGTATTTGGAAACCGAAGCCTAACCCCAAGGTTACTTGTTCAGCACATAAGAGTAATCCATTGGCTGGTATAGGAATTGGGATTGTAGCATCTTCGGTGGTGGCCTTAACGCCCTTCAATGCTGACGCCACCAGAATCGAATACTACGCCACCACGGCTGAGCCCTTGTGCGAGTACAACTACGTTAAGTCCGGCCTCGGTTACTGTGACATTCTCGAGGGCTTCGGCGATGAGGCCCCCCTCGGCGAGCTCATCAAT GTTCACTATACCGCAAGGTTCGGGGATGAGAGAGTGTTTGATAGCAGCTACAAACGTGGCAGACCTCTCACCATGCGCATTGGTGTTGGCAAG GTGATTAAGGGGCTAGATCAGGGAATTTTAGGTGGGGAAGGAGTGCCTCCAATGAGGATAG GTGGCAAACGCAAACTCAAGATCCCTCCAATGTTAGCTTATGGCCCTGAACCTGCTGGATGCTTCTCAG GTGACTGCAACATACCCGGCAATGCAACTCTTCTATATGACATTAATTTTGTTGGTATTTATTCTGGTAATAGAAAGTGA